Below is a genomic region from Geoglobus acetivorans.
TGTTCTCGCTCTCGGCGTGAAGCTGGCATTCATCGGTCTGGGAATTGCCGGGAGTGCAACGATGTGGGAGGCGGTGTTTGCGGACGTTGGCGTAGCCCTCATAGCGGTCCTGAACGCGATGAGAATTCTGAGGTGATGGGATGCCGTGCCTCCGGCGTCCCTTTGTTTTTTCCCAACATCCCGGACGGGGTGAAAAAGAATGAGCTGGCTTTTTGTGATTCTCCTTGTTCTCTGGCTGGTGCTGGATGGGTATGTGTTTTCCGAGATAAAGAAAATTTACGGGAAGGGAGAAACTCTGCCCACCAATCTCTCCATCGCAGTGTGGGCATCATACATACTTCACTTCGTTCTGATACTGTGGGCCTCTTTAGAGGGGCTCTGGACAGTGCCCATTAACGCAGCGGCTGCCCTGGCTGGGGGTTTTGTGGTCACCGCCACAGGGTTCACAGTTTTGCTCCTCGGTGTGAGGGAGTTCCGCTCATTTAAGAGGGTGTCCGGACTGGACACATCAAGGCTCGTCACCACCGGCATATACCGCTACAGCAGGAACCCCCAGAATCTGGGGATGTTCCTGATATTCCTGGGAGTATCGCTTGCGGGCAGATCCCTCCTCGCGCTTCTGCTCACGGCGGCGTTTGCCATCGGGTTCCATAAATACGTGGTGGAGCTTGAGGAGCCATACCTTGAGCGCGTGTTTGGAGAGGAGTACAGGAGGTATAAGGAGAGAACCCCGAGGTATTTTGGACCTCCGAAAGCTGGAAACAACTCATAAATATCTCCTGAAGTGGAGAAAACAATGCTATGCGAGTTCTTAGGTAAATTTTTTCATTCATTTTTCATTATGTTTTTTGCATCTGTTTGCATTAACTGCGTTAATTTTATAAGTTTACAATAGTTGTAACAAACATGCCCTATGAATTTGATTACTCAGAATTCAAAAGAAAGAAGCTTGAGGATAAGGACGAGGCATATGACTACTACTGCAAGTGTGATTATGAGGGAATCTTGGAGCTTTACACAGATGAAGAGCTTAGAGAGCATTCGAACTTCCTGAAAGTTCTTGGAAACCCTCTGAGGCTTCAGATACTGAAGATTTTATCACATGTCGACATGTGTGTCTGTGCAATTTCGGAAATTCTCGGCCAGCAGCAAACGCTCGTCAGCCATCACCTGAGCAAGCTGAAGTCCGCAAGGATAGTTGAGGAAAGGCAGAACGGGAAGTACAGAATATACTCAATCAAGGACAAAAGAGTAAAACAGATACTCGCAGTGCTTGCTGATGGAAGCTAACGAATACTTCTGCCCCAGATGCAGACGGCTCAAAAGCAGATGTGTATGTGCCAGAAAGAGTACAAGACAGCGAAATCTTGAGATATTTGATGAAATCTGCAGGGATGATGAATTAAAACCCCTTTTTAACACTGACTGTGAGGTAGTTCTTTTCAGAAGATTTTCCGGGAATCATCGCCCAGATGTGGAACTGGACAGACTCGATATTTCAGAAAATCTGAAAAAAGCTCTTCAACTCAGGGGAATTGAGAAACTTTTCAGATTTCAGTACGAAGCAATTGGAAGGATACTGGCTGGCGGGGATGTGATAATCACTGCCCCCACCGGAACCGGAAAAACAGAGGCGTTTCTGATCCCGCTCATTGAAAGAATTGCCAGCGATGGTGGCAAGGCCATGGTGATTTACCCGACCAAGGCACTCATCAGGGATCAGCTCGGGAAGGCGAGATACTATGCGGAATCGATGAATCTCAGCGTTGCAGATTTCCACGGAGACTCGGACAGGGTGAGCAGGAGGCTTGTTTTGAGCGGCGATGCAGATGTAATCCTGACCAATCCGGACATGATTGACTACCATATGAGAAACACCCCCTCATTCCGGAGGTTTGTCGAGCGTGTCAGAATTATTGTTTTCGACGAACTGCACAGCTATTCTGGCTATTTCGGGTCCAACATATACTGGCTTGTGAGAAGAATAGAGCGGTTCTGCAAGCCCCAGATAATTGCAAGTTCGGCAACCATAGACAATCCCGGTGAGTTCGGAAAAATCCTTTTCGAGAGAGATTTCGAGGTAGTTTCTGAGAACGTGAGAACCGGTGAGCTGAATTTCATAATGTTTTACGGCAACTTTTACAGAACTGTTGTGGAGATTCTGAGGAGGCTGAAGGACAGGAAGGTGCTTATATTTGGCAACAGCTATAAAAGTGTTGAGACTCTCGCATGGATTCTTGAAAGAGAGGGGCTGAGGGCATACGTTCACAAATCTGGGTTGCCTGCTGACCTGAAAAAGAGAATAGAAATGGACTTCAGAAACGGCAGGATAAAGGTTCTGGTGTCAACCTCGACGCTCGAGCTCGGGATAGATATCGGTGATGTTGATGTTGTGATCAGCGAACCCGTCCCCTTTTCGAACTTCCTGCAGAGAATCGGGAGGGCCGGTAGAGGGAGGAAAGGTACAGGAATACTGATACTCAGGGAAGAGGATACGATATCCAACTACTACAGAAAAAATCCTGAGGAATATTTCAGGGAAAAGGCACTGTGTTATGCTGAACGGGACAACGAGCTGGTTAAGGAACATCACATACTTTCAATGGCTATGGAAATGCCCCTCACGAGGGATGAAATCGATGATCCGATTGTTGACAGAATGGTGGAAAGCGGGTTGCTCATCGATGGGGGCGGTTTTCTTTTCTCAGGCGGTGTGAAACGTGACTTCAGTCTCAGGGGTGCTGGAAAGTCTGTGAAGATATACCATGGAGAGAGATTCATTGGAGAACGAGTTCTTCCCGTTGCCGTTAAGGAGCTTCACCCTGGTGGTGTCTTCATACACAACATGAGGAAATACCGGGTTCTCGAGCTGAATCTGGAAAAACTTGAGGCGCATGTGGAGGAGTTTGGCGATGTGCTAATCACGACTCCCCTGTATTCAGCCACCCCTCGACTCATACGGGTTCTCGAGAGCATTTCTGAGCCAATCGATGCTCATTACTGTGATCTTGAGGTTACGATATTCGTAACCGGCTACATTTTGAAGAATCCATAC
It encodes:
- a CDS encoding methyltransferase family protein, coding for MSWLFVILLVLWLVLDGYVFSEIKKIYGKGETLPTNLSIAVWASYILHFVLILWASLEGLWTVPINAAAALAGGFVVTATGFTVLLLGVREFRSFKRVSGLDTSRLVTTGIYRYSRNPQNLGMFLIFLGVSLAGRSLLALLLTAAFAIGFHKYVVELEEPYLERVFGEEYRRYKERTPRYFGPPKAGNNS
- a CDS encoding ArsR/SmtB family transcription factor gives rise to the protein MPYEFDYSEFKRKKLEDKDEAYDYYCKCDYEGILELYTDEELREHSNFLKVLGNPLRLQILKILSHVDMCVCAISEILGQQQTLVSHHLSKLKSARIVEERQNGKYRIYSIKDKRVKQILAVLADGS
- a CDS encoding DEAD/DEAH box helicase, with the protein product MEANEYFCPRCRRLKSRCVCARKSTRQRNLEIFDEICRDDELKPLFNTDCEVVLFRRFSGNHRPDVELDRLDISENLKKALQLRGIEKLFRFQYEAIGRILAGGDVIITAPTGTGKTEAFLIPLIERIASDGGKAMVIYPTKALIRDQLGKARYYAESMNLSVADFHGDSDRVSRRLVLSGDADVILTNPDMIDYHMRNTPSFRRFVERVRIIVFDELHSYSGYFGSNIYWLVRRIERFCKPQIIASSATIDNPGEFGKILFERDFEVVSENVRTGELNFIMFYGNFYRTVVEILRRLKDRKVLIFGNSYKSVETLAWILEREGLRAYVHKSGLPADLKKRIEMDFRNGRIKVLVSTSTLELGIDIGDVDVVISEPVPFSNFLQRIGRAGRGRKGTGILILREEDTISNYYRKNPEEYFREKALCYAERDNELVKEHHILSMAMEMPLTRDEIDDPIVDRMVESGLLIDGGGFLFSGGVKRDFSLRGAGKSVKIYHGERFIGERVLPVAVKELHPGGVFIHNMRKYRVLELNLEKLEAHVEEFGDVLITTPLYSATPRLIRVLESISEPIDAHYCDLEVTIFVTGYILKNPYDDSKKTVRYLEKPVSYSFRTKGFLFAAPFPEKMDYEDYYAGSFHALEHVLIDASDAITGGGSSNLGGVSTPDGFIFVYDASEGGNGVSKLLFSRLERALEISLNVLENCECGREDGCPKCTYSYQCGNNNQPLNRFGAIDAIRKVFSGVKRKPDISVFEEVRDFVYYP